ACCGGAGCCGCGGGTTCCGGAAATCGGCGGTTCTTCCCAGAAGTGCAACTGGGCCTGGGAGATGATGAATTCCTCGGGGGCACGGCAGACGCCGAGCTTGTGGCTGCGGTCAACTCCACACTCGAAAGGACAGGCACGGCAAGGCATCCCAAATAGTATACAGCATACAGCATAGAGAATACAGGGGAGGAAGCGAAATCAGATTCGAAGTAGCAAATTGCAGAAGTCAGAACAGAAGACGGGAAGGAAGTTCAAGTATCAGGTTCCAGTTTCCAGGTGCCATGAGCCGGCGGTTTGCGCTTGAGCTAGTGTTTACACCGGCCAGTGATTGTCCTAGAATGGTGACGTGGAAAGGACGTGCTGCGGACTATGCACGACGCGTTACGTCGGCGTCCTGCTGGCGGTCGTGCTGGTGACTTCGGCGGGAGCAACGCAATCCGCGGATACGGGAACGGTGAGAATCGGGCTGGCGCTCTCGGGTGGCGCAGCCTTGGGGCTTGCTCACATCGGCGTTCTGAAGGTGCTCGAGGAAGAGGGAATCCCTGTTGCCTGCATTTCTGGGAACAGCATGGGTTCGATGGTTGGCGGGGTGTATGCGGCTGGTTACTCAGCAGCAGAAATCGAAAGCATCGCAGTGAACGCAGACTGGGGTACATTGTTCTCTTCTGGAGTGCCGTTTGGTGCTCGGTATCTGCCTGAACGGCAGCAGGCCCAGCGCTACGTGATTCAGCTCCGGCACCGGAATCTGTTTCCGTCCCTGCCGTCCGGGCTCGTACCCTTGCAGAACGTTGAGTTTCTCCTGATGGACCTCTTGTCCGAAATCGAATACAACACTGGGTTTGATTTTGACAACCTGCCGACGCCTTATCGTGCGGTGGCGGTTGACCTTGTTTCCGGTAAGTTGCAGGTGCTGTCCAGGGGCCGACTTTCTCAGGCAATTCGGGCGAGTATCGCGATTCCAGGGGTGTTTGCGCCGGAGCGGCTCGCAGGAATGGAGCTTGTGGACGGCGGGGTGCAGCAGTACCTGCCAGTGAGTCCTCTGAAGGAATTTGGGCCTGATTTCATCATCGCGGTGCTGACGATGAAGCGCAACCAGGAGACGGGCATCTCACTCGTGGACGTAGCTTCACGGAGCATGGACATTATCGGCGTCGAGGACTTAGCAAGACAGAAGGCCATGGCCGATGTCCTGATTGAGCCGAATGTGGACGCTTTCACTCATTCCGACTTTGCCCGCGCCAGGGGGCTGATTGCTGCGGGCGAGGCTGCGGCGCGGGCTGCGCTGCCGGAAATCAGGTTCAAACTTGCCGGTCGCAGGCCAGTGACCGAACGCAGAAAGGTTGTGACCAGACCACTCGCCAAGGTTGGCGCAGTCAGGTTCAGGGGGCTGAAGGTGACACGTGAGGCGATGCTTCGACCCTTGCTTCAAACCCGACCAGGCAGCTACCTGATTTTTCCAAGGCTGCGCGAGGACCTGCGGCGGTTGTTCAATACCGGGCTGTTCGAGGATGTGAACTACGCGCTTGAGCAAGTCGGCCCGGATTCGGTCGAGGTTACAATCGAGCTTGAGGAGCGGGCGTACGGTTTCTACTCACTCGGGCTGCGCTACGACAACGTGGACAACGTCGGGCTTGGGATTGAGGTCGGGCAGGGCAACCTGTGGGGTTCGGGTGCAAGCGTGCGCGCAGTCGTTCACCTTGGAGACCCGAATGAACTCCGGCTCGGGCTGACTGGCACACGGGTATTCAACTTTCCGTTCGGGTACAGGCTGGATGCGTTCTGGAATTCAGCCAACCGCTCATACCATTCCGTGGGCTGGGAGGCGGACTACGTCGTCGAGCAGCGCGGGGGTTTGGCTGAAGCTGGGTACATACTGGGCCGAAACGCATTCTTCGACGTGGGGCTTGTGGCATGTCAGGCGCGGTACCAATTTCCGCCAGTGCGGTTCTTCGACTCAATCCCGAAGCGGGAATGGGTTGTCGGGCCAAACTTCAGGCTGGAATCCAATACCTATGACGACCTCTTTCTGCCGACCCGCGGGGTCAGCTATCAGGTGAATGTGCTCTACTCAAACCGGGCGATGGGGTCGAGCCGACATTTCCTGAAGGCCGAGTTTGTGACTGCCCGGGTGCTTAGGCTTGGCCAGCGCATGCGGTTGAACCCGGGTGCCGAAATCGGGGTCACTTGGGGTGAGCCGGTTTGGGTGGAGCGTTTCCGTTCCGGCGGTGACAACCTGCCGGGATTCACCAGGGAGCGGTTTACGAGCCCGTACAAGGCTGTGCTCAAACTGGCCGTTGACTATCGGCTGGCAAGGTTGTTCAACCAGGACGACTACCCGCTATACGCGGGATTATTCGGAAACGTCAGCACTTTCGAATCGATTGAGCGGGTGCTGAGTGAACCGTTACCGATTTCCAGGCTGCACTGGGCGACCGGGCTGGGCCTGCTAACGAACACGCCGGTCGGGCCGCTGTCCGTCACCGCGGGTCTCGAAGACCCGGGCCGGGCCGCCTGGGCGTTTAGCGTGTTTCTCTCAATCGGCCG
This genomic interval from candidate division WOR-3 bacterium contains the following:
- a CDS encoding patatin-like phospholipase family protein gives rise to the protein MERTCCGLCTTRYVGVLLAVVLVTSAGATQSADTGTVRIGLALSGGAALGLAHIGVLKVLEEEGIPVACISGNSMGSMVGGVYAAGYSAAEIESIAVNADWGTLFSSGVPFGARYLPERQQAQRYVIQLRHRNLFPSLPSGLVPLQNVEFLLMDLLSEIEYNTGFDFDNLPTPYRAVAVDLVSGKLQVLSRGRLSQAIRASIAIPGVFAPERLAGMELVDGGVQQYLPVSPLKEFGPDFIIAVLTMKRNQETGISLVDVASRSMDIIGVEDLARQKAMADVLIEPNVDAFTHSDFARARGLIAAGEAAARAALPEIRFKLAGRRPVTERRKVVTRPLAKVGAVRFRGLKVTREAMLRPLLQTRPGSYLIFPRLREDLRRLFNTGLFEDVNYALEQVGPDSVEVTIELEERAYGFYSLGLRYDNVDNVGLGIEVGQGNLWGSGASVRAVVHLGDPNELRLGLTGTRVFNFPFGYRLDAFWNSANRSYHSVGWEADYVVEQRGGLAEAGYILGRNAFFDVGLVACQARYQFPPVRFFDSIPKREWVVGPNFRLESNTYDDLFLPTRGVSYQVNVLYSNRAMGSSRHFLKAEFVTARVLRLGQRMRLNPGAEIGVTWGEPVWVERFRSGGDNLPGFTRERFTSPYKAVLKLAVDYRLARLFNQDDYPLYAGLFGNVSTFESIERVLSEPLPISRLHWATGLGLLTNTPVGPLSVTAGLEDPGRAAWAFSVFLSIGREFRYTR